The sequence GTCGACGATCTGAAAGCGCCGCGATGCCAGCGGCGTGATCAACGTCGCGTCCTCGGGAAGTTCCTCGCAGCGCTCGCAGAGCGTTCCCCACGTCGCGCCGAAGGGTACGGGCATACTGTCTTGCTTACACAGCCGGTATGAAAACGTTCGCGGGCTTCACACGGGATTCCGAGTGAAAACGCCGTGCAATGGCCGGCGTGCTACTCTTGGATCGACGATTCCTCGTCGGTTGGCGTAATCCGAACTTGATCGTCAACGTAGTAGATACGCCCCCGATTGTCGAGCATGTCGAGCGCGTGGGCGGCATCCGACTCGGTGTATCGGTCATCCTCGGCAAGCAGTGCTTTTGCATCGGCTTTCGCGAGGCCATCTCTCTCGTCGTCTCTGTCGCCGATCGCCTCAGTTAGCACAGTGAGGGCATCGTCGGCGAACGGCGGGAGTCGCCGCTCTCGGTCCATGCAGGCGGTTTGGCTCGGCGACTATGAGTGTGTATCAAGCGGATCTGCTGGTACAACTCATCACGGTGTTCGATTCTCTGTTTCGAAACGTCCGGGATTGACCGGGGTGCTTGAGAGCACTATTGCCCCACCGCCGAGACGGATTCACTGATTCGAGGCGCGATTTCAGTCTTACCCCGTCAGAATTGAGGCGACCCCGGTCGCTGAGAGGCCACTGAAGCAAGCGGCAGAGCCGTTGGTTGCGACGGCCTTCGCGTGAGGCGGTACGGTTGGTGGTTGCGGCGCAGGAGTGTTTTGGACTGGTAGCCTTAGCTACACCTCCTAAAGCGATTGTCCCACTGTTCGGGACAATCGCCGTTGAGGGCGGGTCAGGAACGCCAGAGAGCGCGAGCTACCCGACGAGAGCTAGCGCCGCAGTGCAGTCCTCGGTTGTGAAATAGAACACCCGGCGCTAGCTCTCGTCGGGTCGGTTGCGCGTCCGAATGTGGAGTTCCTGCTTATCCTGCCCGCGCCGAGGCGGGGGTGCGGGAGCAAACGTCGAAGCCGTCGATTGCGATAGCACACGACAAGAAGGTATATATCGCCATCACTGCCGCCACTGATATGGACAATTACCGCGAATACGTCGAAGAGAATCGTGCTCACTGGGACGAACTCGCCGAACATCATCCTGATACCGATTCCTACGATGTTGAGTCGTTCCTTCAGGGCGAGTCCAGCTTGCGACGGCTTGAGCGCGAGGAATTAGACGCCACTGGCAGACGGCTGTTACACTTACAGTGTCACTTCGGATTAGATACTCTCTCATGGGTCCGAAATGAGGGGGTAGCTCATGCAACGGGCGTCGATTTCGCCCCGACTGCTATTGAGACTGCACGGGATTTACGCGACCAAATCGACCTCTCTCCGGACCAAACCCGGTTCATCGAGAGCGATATCTACGAGCTACCCGAGAACTTAGATGACACCTTTGAGATCGTGTTCACTTCCTACGGAACGATCTACTGGCTTCCCGATCTGACCCGATGGGCGGAAGTAATCGCTACTCATCTTGAGTCTGGCGGGACATTTTACATCGCTGATGGGCATCCGCTCGCTGAGCCATTCCACCATGAGAGTACCGCAGAGAACCTACAAGCTGCGTATCCCTACTTCAACACAGACCCGACGACCGAGGAGTTCGATGGAAGCTACGCTGGATGGGACTTCGGATTAGAGAATAAACGGTCTCATGGGTTTTCTCACCCGCTCGGTGAGATTGTCACCGCTCTAGCCGATACCGGCTTGCGGATTGAGTTCATACACGAGCATCCGTGGTCGTTCTTCCAGCGGTTCGATGTCATGGAATCGGACGAGGACAACCGATGGTGGCTCCCCGATCTGGAATACGACCTTCCGTTTACGTTTTCTCTAAAAGCGCAGAAACCCGCGTGACTGAGGATGCGATTTGAACCTGCAACGAAGCACTCCCTTCGTTACGGGGGAGCCCTCCGGCGTGATCGATACGAGACACCCCTCATTACGAGTGAAATCTGTCGGGATCGTCCCCACCTCAACCCCAATAGTTACATCTCGATAACGGGGTGTGGCTACGCCGAAGCGACACCCCACCGTTTCCGATGTTTCCGCGGGTGTGGTTGAGCTACCTCTTGCCGACAGGGATATTTTGTATTAAACGATGTGGGGCTACTGACAGCCTGTCAGAAACCAAGTGGTTGTTGACAGGGTATTTCAGATAGTCGAGTTGCGAGCCTGGCGATACGATTGAACAGTTCGGGTTGCAGTCCATCCAAGACCGAGAACAACTAGAGAGACGAGTCCAAGGATAATCGGTTCGCTCTCTAGCCCCCACTGAACCATCATCGTAAGGAAACGCCCGATAAGAGCAAGGGACGCTAAGATGGGCAGTAGAAGGAGTGAATAGCGTATCACGGTTTTGTTGGTACTCCCTCTCCGGAGTACGTCGTATCCATTAATACGGATCATTGCAACTTCACCGGCGGCTTTGATACCGATAATGGCGCTCACGAGCACAAGGGCGACGTACTGCCCTCCGATGAGACCGTTACCACCGACAAGATGTGCTACCATCTGTGTGGTTCCAATGAGGACACCAGCAGTAAGCGGGCCGATTAACAGTAGCTGTTTGGAGGGGCGTTCGTTGAGCGTGATAGTCACGATATCCTGAATGGTGCCAAGCGATGCGTCTGTGAGGACGAAAACCGCCAGACACAGGCGGATGATGAAGGTAGGATATTGGTAGCCATCTTTGATCCAGTCGAGACTCTCGGTGAATGAGTCGCCGCGTCCGCACTCGTATTGCTGCATCCGCACGGGCGCGGTCCCGTGCGGATGCCGCTGGTAGGTGCCGTTTTTCTTCGGTTGATCTGCGCCACAGATCGGACAGGAAGGACGTTGCTCAGTACTGCCATAATCCTCATGAATCAGTGACCCGTCGTCTTCGGTTGGTGCGGGTGTGGTGGTCATATTCACACATTCGCACCAATTGCCCTAAAGCTGATAGATTACGGTGTGAGTCTCAAATTGAATCGCCAATTTTGAGCAACTTCTCAGTAATCAGATATCCTCAGGAAGTAGCCCGGCAGGATTACCGTTGAGGGTGTCAATGACCCAACATAGATAAATAGATATACTCGTTCGCCATATTGCAGCGCATGACGCCGACACACCGAACGACCGCCACGAATACCACGAACGCCA is a genomic window of Halococcus salifodinae DSM 8989 containing:
- a CDS encoding class I SAM-dependent methyltransferase, producing MDNYREYVEENRAHWDELAEHHPDTDSYDVESFLQGESSLRRLEREELDATGRRLLHLQCHFGLDTLSWVRNEGVAHATGVDFAPTAIETARDLRDQIDLSPDQTRFIESDIYELPENLDDTFEIVFTSYGTIYWLPDLTRWAEVIATHLESGGTFYIADGHPLAEPFHHESTAENLQAAYPYFNTDPTTEEFDGSYAGWDFGLENKRSHGFSHPLGEIVTALADTGLRIEFIHEHPWSFFQRFDVMESDEDNRWWLPDLEYDLPFTFSLKAQKPA